A single window of Amphiura filiformis chromosome 17, Afil_fr2py, whole genome shotgun sequence DNA harbors:
- the LOC140138448 gene encoding E3 ubiquitin-protein ligase TRIM45-like produces MVAASRPEGRSKEDFVDEFLTCSICAEPFDSVSGDHDHQAKCLPCLHTYCKACLQSIAGKKSTFDCPKCRKLITLPGGTVDSLPNNFLVENLMEYQNIFNLEVSCGNCDKGGPALTFCNDCGCFQCQRCTDTHQEIRSMRHHQMVPIEQLRAKKSNPMIQQLQHCKKHPKQELTLYCKNDNCKLPVCASCGLVDHRTHELIHFDAAIDEIITAMRQSSDIVNKRNSYLVKKRVEIESLQKTIAGSFAKIENDLHQSEQNLIDLIKERYSKAHRDLKDLLDEASNKLDTNIVSLDFLAAQMSSACEFANQACDISHPTQLLTSQNQIMERLNELEKAELPNTTASDNTDFEFTEKHHSAMTQIKESLQDVCDIRWNAKVDPQQCTVQLGLASEQEGYWKKAIVQTVDSNGHKMALAGANVEVLQDGAPPYIVQDNNDGTYTFNYNQVCELLLRVKVNGIEIKESPVCLHAIKPQIDPHQCTIQLGLYADNGYKNASVQTVDRYGHNIAIGGANIKAEGNQHGLVDNKDGTYTIRYNPFNRGSLHVKINGNEMKGSPFVVYGK; encoded by the coding sequence ATGGTAGCTGCATCACGTCCAGAAGGCAGAAGCAAGGAGGATTTTGTGGATGAATTTTTAACGTGTTCCATTTGTGCTGAACCATTTGACAGTGTGAGTGGAGATCATGATCATCAAGCAAAATGTTTGCCTTGCCTCCATACCTATTGCAAGGCGTGTCTACAAAGCATTGCCGGTAAGAAGTCAACGTTTGACTGTCCAAAATGTCGCAAACTGATCACCTTACCAGGGGGGACTGTCGACAGTCTTCCAAATAACTTTCTTGTGGAAAATTTAATGGAATACCAGAATATCTTCAATCTGGAAGTGTCGTGCGGAAATTGTGATAAAGGTGGACCAGCTTTGACGTTTTGTAACGATTGCGGTTGTTTTCAGTGTCAGCGCTGTACAGATACTCATCAAGAAATTCGCTCCATGCGACATCATCAGATGGTACCTATAGAACAATTACGAGCAAAGAAAAGCAACCCCATGATACAACAGTTACAACATTGCAAGAAACACCCTAAACAAGAGCTAACTTTGTACTGTAAGAATGATAATTGCAAACTTCCTGTGTGTGCATCGTGTGGGCTCGTTGATCACAGAACCCATGAACTTATTCATTTCGATGCCGCCATTGATGAAATAATAACAGCTATGCGTCAGTCATCTGATATAGTAAATAAAAGGAATTCATATTTGGTCAAAAAGCGAGTAGAAATCGAATCACTACAGAAAACTATCGCAGGTAGCTTTGCAAAGATAGAAAATGATTTGCATCAATCTGAACAGAACCTTATTGACTTGATTAAAGAAAGGTACTCCAAAGCTCATCGTGACTTAAAAGACTTGCTTGATGAAGCAAGTAACAAGCTGGATACAAACATTGTGTCCCTAGACTTTCTCGCAGCCCAAATGAGTAGTGCGTGTGAGTTTGCTAACCAGGCATGCGATATAAGCCATCCCACACAGCTTCTGACCTCGCAAAACCAAATAATGGAAAGACTGAATGAACTAGAAAAAGCAGAACTCCCTAACACTACTGCATCAGATAATACTGACTTTGAGTTCACTGAGAAGCACCATTCAGCTATGACACAGATCAAAGAATCACTGCAAGATGTGTGTGATATTAGATGGAATGCAAAGGTTGATCCACAGCAATGTACTGTTCAGTTAGGTCTTGCAAGTGAACAGGAAGGCTACTGGAAGAAAGCCATTGTTCAAACTGTCGATAGCAATGGACATAAGATGGCACTAGCTGGTGCTAATGTGGAAGTCCTTCAAGATGGAGCACCACCATATATAGTGCAGGATAACAACGATGGTACATACACATTTAACTATAATCAGGTGTGTGAATTACTACTCCGTGTTAAGGTAAATGGGATTGAAATAAAAGAAAGCCCAGTTTGTCTCCATGCTATCAAGCCACAGATTGACCCACATCAATGTACCATTCAACTAGGACTGTATGCTGATAATGGATACAAGAACGCCAGTGTTCAAACTGTAGATCGTTATGGACATAATATTGCCATTGGTGGTGCCAACATAAAGGCTGAAGGAAACCAACATGGACTAGTTGACAACAAAGATGGCACTTACACAATAAGATACAATCCATTTAATCGCGGCTCGCTACATGTTAAGATCAATGGAAATGAAATGAAGGGAAGTCCATTCGTAGTTTATGGGAAATAA
- the LOC140137857 gene encoding neuronal acetylcholine receptor subunit alpha-3-like isoform X3 codes for MMLLPLISTFVIINSFYGLDAISAETSEERLFQALFNKTYDKRQRPVNTSHPTPVEVTFYLSVQALQNVNERLQMITIIAWVGMEWTDYRLTWDPILFGGTTRISLPTNDLWTPRIVLENSANRKVAIPLLDEFSRVLVGYDGVILYDSAETISSLCSVDVANFPFDRQNCSLHFTNLADSIELVTLKPVPKLHGYQYDKTQWKLVNLTGISSIVKDPFYLSGDLFFSYIHFEIILRRLPVYHLTNSALPSTILTLLAFTVFLMPPECSEKISLGVSILLGLTVFQLVVSNTLPETGFGGQPILGIYLTMNFTVVAITLFCTTLSMSVYSQPGPVKNRLMRKLFLKLLPAVLLVRQPRADGIEREMKSSLVIAETEIGAEEGDQDNISRENQEAIKSLPSDQINIHNDYKLWRQERWVITVVLDRIFFIMTSTVYTLTIIVLVSRIF; via the exons GTTTAGATGCAATTAGCGCCGAGACATCCGAGGAGAGATTATTCCAAgctttgtttaataaaacatacGACAAACGTCAACGTCCAGTAAACACATCTCATCCGACACCAGTGGAAGTCACTTTCTACCTGTCTGTTCAAGCCCTGCAAAACGTT AATGAGAGACTTCAGATGATAACCATCATTGCGTGGGTGGGAATG GAATGGACGGATTATCGTTTAACTTGGGATCCAATATTGTTTGGTGGTACAACTCGAATTTCTCTTCCAACCAATGACCTTTGGACACCACGAATAGTTCTAGAAAACTC AGCCAATCGGAAAGTGGCTATTCCACTACTTGATGAGTTTTCACGTGTTCTTGTTGGATATGATGGCGTTATTCTGTATGATTCGGCGGAAACAATATCATCTCTGTGCTCCGTTGATGTGGCTAACTTTCCGTTTGATCGACAGAATTGTTCACTACATTTCACCAATTTAGCCGATTCCATAGAGCTTGTCACCTTAAAACCAGTTCCCAAACTACATGG GTATCAATATGATAAAACTCAATGGAAGCTGGTCAACCTAACAGGAATATCAAGCATCGTTAAGGATCCATTTTACCTATCTGGAGATTTGTTTTTCAGTTATATACATTTTGAG ATAATTCTTCGCCGACTTCCAGTTTACCACCTCACAAATTCGGCATTGCCTTCAACTATTCTCACATTATTGGCCTTCACAGTGTTCCTGATGCCTCCAGAGTGCAGTGAGAAAATCTCGTTGGGTGTTTCTATACTCTTGGGCCTCACTGTATTCCAATTAGTGGTTTCTAATACTCTCCCTGAAACAGGTTTCGGTGGCCAACCAATTTTAGGGATCTACTTGACGATGAACTTCACCGTAGTTGCAATAACATTATTTTGCACGACGTTATCTATGAGCGTGTATTCCCAGCCTGGTCCTGTGAAAAATAGATTGATGAGAAAACTGTTTCTGAAACTTTTACCAGCTGTTTTGCTTGTAAGACAACCGAGAGCAGATGGGATTGAAAGGGAAATGAAGTCTTCTTTGGTAATAGCGGAAACAG AGATTGGTGCAGAGGAGGGAGACCAAGATAACATCAGCAGAGAAAATCAGGAAGCCATTAAGAGTTTACCATCTGATCAAATCAACATTCACAATGATTACAAACTATGG cGCCAAGAACGCTGGGTAATAACCGTGGTTTTAGACCGGATCTTCTTTATAATGACGTCAACTGTATATACATTAACAATCATTGTTTTAGTTTCAAGGATATTTTAA